In Stomoxys calcitrans chromosome 2, idStoCalc2.1, whole genome shotgun sequence, the following proteins share a genomic window:
- the LOC106087935 gene encoding fructose-bisphosphate aldolase isoform X3 has protein sequence MTTYFSYPSEELQKELSRIAQAIVAPGKGILAADESVSTMGKRLKDIGVENTEDNRRQYRQLLFTTDPKVSENISGVILFHETLYQKADDGTPFVELLKKRGIIPGIKVDKGVVPLMGSEDECTTQGLDDLACRCAQYKKDGCDFAKWRCVLKIGKNTPSYQSILENANVLARYASICQSQGIVPIVEPEVLPDGDHDLERAQKVTETVLAACYKALNDHHVFLEGTLLKPNMVTAGQSCPKKYTPEQVAHATVTALRRTVPAAVPGITFLSGGQSEEEASVHLNAINNVPLLKPWALTFSYGRALQASVLRAWGGKKENVAAGQNELLKRAKANALACQGKYQAGSIPSFAANASLFGNGEAAVGKYVAGSVVGAGADATLFVANHAY, from the exons ATGACAACCTACTTCAGTTATCCCTCCGAAGAATTGCAAAAAGAACTGAGCCGCATTGCCCAAGCCATTGTGGCCCCTGGCAAAGGCATTCTTGCTGCCGATGAATCTGTTTCGACCATGGGAAAACGTTTGAAGGACATCGGAGTTGAAAATACCGAAGATAATCGCCGCCAATACCGCCAGTTGCTGTTCACAACTGACCCCAAAGTGTCTGAAAACATCTCAGGTGTTATTTTGTTCCATGAAACTTTGTACCAAAAAGCCGACGATGGTACTCCCTTCGTGGAATTGCTTAAAAAGCGTGGCATTATTCCTGGTATCAAAGTTGATAAGGGCGTAGTGCCATTGATGGGTTCGGAAGATGAGTGCACAACTCAAGGTTTGGACGATTTGGCCTGTCGTTGCGCTCAATATAAGAAGGACGGATGTGATTTCGCAAAATGGCGTTGTGTTttgaaaattggcaaaaatacGCCATCTTACCAATCCATCTTAGAAAACGCCAACGTTTTGGCCCGTTATGCCTCCATCTGTCAATCCCAAGGCATAGTACCAATTGTCGAGCCTGAAGTTTTGCCTGATGGGGATCATGATTTGGAGCGCGCCCAAAAAGTGACTGAAACTGTTTTAGCTGCTTGCTATAAGGCATTGAATGACCATCATGTTTTCCTGGAAGGGACCCTGTTGAAACCAAACATGGTAACTGCTGGACAATCTTGTCCCAAGAAGTACACCCCAGAACAGGTTGCCCATGCTACAGTAACAGCATTGCGCAGAACTGTTCCTGCCGCCGTTCCTG GCATCACTTTCCTATCTGGCGGTCAATCCGAGGAAGAAGCTTCCGTTCATTTGAATGCTATTAACAACGTTCCTCTTTTGAAACCCTGGGCGCTTACCTTTTCTTACGGCCGTGCTTTGCAAGCTTCTGTACTCCGTGCTTGGGGTGGTAAGAAGGAAAACGTTGCTGCTGGTCAAAACGAACTACTCAAGCGTGCCAAG GCCAATGCACTTGCCTGTCAAGGCAAATATCAAGCTGGCTCAATTCCTTCGTTCGCTGCAAATGCAAGTTTATTT GGTAATGGTGAAGCAGCCGTTGGCAAATACGTTGCTGGTAGCGTTGTTGGTGCTGGTGCCGATGCTACACTGTTCGTGGCTAACCACGCTTATTGA
- the LOC106087935 gene encoding fructose-bisphosphate aldolase isoform X1: MTTYFSYPSEELQKELSRIAQAIVAPGKGILAADESVSTMGKRLKDIGVENTEDNRRQYRQLLFTTDPKVSENISGVILFHETLYQKADDGTPFVELLKKRGIIPGIKVDKGVVPLMGSEDECTTQGLDDLACRCAQYKKDGCDFAKWRCVLKIGKNTPSYQSILENANVLARYASICQSQGIVPIVEPEVLPDGDHDLERAQKVTETVLAACYKALNDHHVFLEGTLLKPNMVTAGQSCPKKYTPEQVAHATVTALRRTVPAAVPGITFLSGGQSEEEASVHLNAINNVPLLKPWALTFSYGRALQASVLRAWGGKKENVAAGQNELLKRAKGNGEAAVGKYVAGSVVGAGADATLFVANHAY; the protein is encoded by the exons ATGACAACCTACTTCAGTTATCCCTCCGAAGAATTGCAAAAAGAACTGAGCCGCATTGCCCAAGCCATTGTGGCCCCTGGCAAAGGCATTCTTGCTGCCGATGAATCTGTTTCGACCATGGGAAAACGTTTGAAGGACATCGGAGTTGAAAATACCGAAGATAATCGCCGCCAATACCGCCAGTTGCTGTTCACAACTGACCCCAAAGTGTCTGAAAACATCTCAGGTGTTATTTTGTTCCATGAAACTTTGTACCAAAAAGCCGACGATGGTACTCCCTTCGTGGAATTGCTTAAAAAGCGTGGCATTATTCCTGGTATCAAAGTTGATAAGGGCGTAGTGCCATTGATGGGTTCGGAAGATGAGTGCACAACTCAAGGTTTGGACGATTTGGCCTGTCGTTGCGCTCAATATAAGAAGGACGGATGTGATTTCGCAAAATGGCGTTGTGTTttgaaaattggcaaaaatacGCCATCTTACCAATCCATCTTAGAAAACGCCAACGTTTTGGCCCGTTATGCCTCCATCTGTCAATCCCAAGGCATAGTACCAATTGTCGAGCCTGAAGTTTTGCCTGATGGGGATCATGATTTGGAGCGCGCCCAAAAAGTGACTGAAACTGTTTTAGCTGCTTGCTATAAGGCATTGAATGACCATCATGTTTTCCTGGAAGGGACCCTGTTGAAACCAAACATGGTAACTGCTGGACAATCTTGTCCCAAGAAGTACACCCCAGAACAGGTTGCCCATGCTACAGTAACAGCATTGCGCAGAACTGTTCCTGCCGCCGTTCCTG GCATCACTTTCCTATCTGGCGGTCAATCCGAGGAAGAAGCTTCCGTTCATTTGAATGCTATTAACAACGTTCCTCTTTTGAAACCCTGGGCGCTTACCTTTTCTTACGGCCGTGCTTTGCAAGCTTCTGTACTCCGTGCTTGGGGTGGTAAGAAGGAAAACGTTGCTGCTGGTCAAAACGAACTACTCAAGCGTGCCAAG GGTAATGGTGAAGCAGCCGTTGGCAAATACGTTGCTGGTAGCGTTGTTGGTGCTGGTGCCGATGCTACACTGTTCGTGGCTAACCACGCTTATTGA
- the LOC106087935 gene encoding fructose-bisphosphate aldolase isoform X2, whose protein sequence is MTTYFSYPSEELQKELSRIAQAIVAPGKGILAADESVSTMGKRLKDIGVENTEDNRRQYRQLLFTTDPKVSENISGVILFHETLYQKADDGTPFVELLKKRGIIPGIKVDKGVVPLMGSEDECTTQGLDDLACRCAQYKKDGCDFAKWRCVLKIGKNTPSYQSILENANVLARYASICQSQGIVPIVEPEVLPDGDHDLERAQKVTETVLAACYKALNDHHVFLEGTLLKPNMVTAGQSCPKKYTPEQVAHATVTALRRTVPAAVPGITFLSGGQSEEEASVHLNAINNVPLLKPWALTFSYGRALQASVLRAWGGKKENVAAGQNELLKRAKANALACQGKYQAGSIPSFAANASLFVAQHKY, encoded by the exons ATGACAACCTACTTCAGTTATCCCTCCGAAGAATTGCAAAAAGAACTGAGCCGCATTGCCCAAGCCATTGTGGCCCCTGGCAAAGGCATTCTTGCTGCCGATGAATCTGTTTCGACCATGGGAAAACGTTTGAAGGACATCGGAGTTGAAAATACCGAAGATAATCGCCGCCAATACCGCCAGTTGCTGTTCACAACTGACCCCAAAGTGTCTGAAAACATCTCAGGTGTTATTTTGTTCCATGAAACTTTGTACCAAAAAGCCGACGATGGTACTCCCTTCGTGGAATTGCTTAAAAAGCGTGGCATTATTCCTGGTATCAAAGTTGATAAGGGCGTAGTGCCATTGATGGGTTCGGAAGATGAGTGCACAACTCAAGGTTTGGACGATTTGGCCTGTCGTTGCGCTCAATATAAGAAGGACGGATGTGATTTCGCAAAATGGCGTTGTGTTttgaaaattggcaaaaatacGCCATCTTACCAATCCATCTTAGAAAACGCCAACGTTTTGGCCCGTTATGCCTCCATCTGTCAATCCCAAGGCATAGTACCAATTGTCGAGCCTGAAGTTTTGCCTGATGGGGATCATGATTTGGAGCGCGCCCAAAAAGTGACTGAAACTGTTTTAGCTGCTTGCTATAAGGCATTGAATGACCATCATGTTTTCCTGGAAGGGACCCTGTTGAAACCAAACATGGTAACTGCTGGACAATCTTGTCCCAAGAAGTACACCCCAGAACAGGTTGCCCATGCTACAGTAACAGCATTGCGCAGAACTGTTCCTGCCGCCGTTCCTG GCATCACTTTCCTATCTGGCGGTCAATCCGAGGAAGAAGCTTCCGTTCATTTGAATGCTATTAACAACGTTCCTCTTTTGAAACCCTGGGCGCTTACCTTTTCTTACGGCCGTGCTTTGCAAGCTTCTGTACTCCGTGCTTGGGGTGGTAAGAAGGAAAACGTTGCTGCTGGTCAAAACGAACTACTCAAGCGTGCCAAG GCCAATGCACTTGCCTGTCAAGGCAAATATCAAGCTGGCTCAATTCCTTCGTTCGCTGCAAATGCAAGTTTATTTGTTGCCCAGCATAAATATTAG
- the LOC131994853 gene encoding fructose-bisphosphate aldolase-like: MLCLPPVRGLQKVSRKANIKLTTYFSYPSEELLFATNPEVSENISGVILFHETLYQKADDGTPFVELLKKRGIIPGIKVDKGVVPLMGSEDECTTQGLDDLACRCAQYKKDGCDFAKWRCVLKIGKYRA, from the exons ATGTTATGTTTGCCTCCCGTTCGTGGTTTGCAAAAAGTAAG CAGAAAGGCTAATATCAAACTGACAACCTATTTCAGTTATCCCTCCGAAGAATTGCTGTTCGCAACTAACCCCGAAGTGTCTGAAAACATCTCAGGTGTTATTTTGTTCCATGAAACTTTGTACCAAAAAGCCGACGATGGTACTCCCTTCGTGGAATTGCTTAAAAAGCGTGGCATTATTCCTGGTATCAAAGTTGATAAGGGCGTAGTGCCATTGATGGGTTCGGAAGATGAGTGCACAACTCAAGGTTTGGACGATTTGGCCTGTCGTTGCGCTCAATATAAGAAGGACGGATGTGATTTCGCAAAATGGCGTTGTGTTTTGAAAATTGGCAAATATAGGGCATAG